Proteins co-encoded in one Cupriavidus taiwanensis genomic window:
- a CDS encoding putative bifunctional diguanylate cyclase/phosphodiesterase, producing the protein MVAKSGAKSAGASPGSDLDPLTGVDNRQGFLKRLEARLHSEAVPRCALLLIGIDDFRAFNDMHGHAEGDIILQRVARRLRDASPRDAIIGRIGSDEFGVLLPSIADPTLVRHVSAAILSMLSSPHEHAGRRHHVLASIGACVAPAAGEQGSDMLAAASLALARAKHDGGRTIRFFKPQMRSDVTTRLSLVQALHEAYAQRQFELLYQPQVDLRDGRVHGAEALMRWRHPSRGLLSPAAFIDALAGSSIASDVGMWLLQTACAQARAWALAFPRPPRVAINLFAAQLSESRLLTEVRHVLRALELAPDCLEIEITETIALQQGDEVSDQLQALRRDGITLTCDDFGTGYASLSFLKSFPVDRLKIDQSFIRNVTEDPVDAAIVRSVINVGASLHIGVVAEGVETPEQRDFLLANGCHEAQGYLYGRPMPAERLTEMLRQQAAG; encoded by the coding sequence ATGGTGGCCAAGTCGGGGGCGAAGTCGGCTGGCGCCTCGCCAGGCTCGGATCTCGATCCGCTGACCGGCGTTGACAATCGCCAAGGCTTTCTGAAGCGGCTGGAGGCACGCCTGCATAGCGAGGCTGTGCCGCGCTGCGCATTGCTGCTGATCGGCATTGACGACTTCCGCGCCTTCAACGACATGCACGGCCATGCCGAAGGCGACATCATCCTGCAACGCGTGGCCCGCCGCCTGCGCGATGCCTCGCCCCGCGACGCCATCATCGGCCGCATCGGCAGCGACGAATTCGGCGTGCTGTTGCCCTCCATCGCCGATCCCACGCTGGTGCGCCACGTCAGCGCCGCGATCCTGTCGATGCTGTCGTCCCCCCACGAGCATGCCGGGCGCCGCCATCACGTGCTGGCCAGCATCGGTGCGTGCGTCGCGCCCGCGGCCGGCGAACAGGGCTCGGACATGCTGGCCGCGGCCAGCCTCGCGCTGGCACGGGCCAAGCACGATGGCGGCCGCACCATCCGCTTCTTCAAGCCGCAGATGCGCTCGGACGTGACCACGCGGCTGTCGCTGGTGCAGGCCCTGCACGAGGCCTATGCCCAGCGCCAGTTCGAGTTGCTGTACCAGCCGCAGGTCGACTTGCGCGACGGCCGCGTCCATGGCGCCGAGGCCCTGATGCGCTGGCGCCATCCCAGCCGCGGGCTGCTGTCGCCGGCCGCCTTCATCGACGCGCTGGCCGGCAGCAGCATCGCCAGCGATGTCGGCATGTGGCTGCTGCAGACGGCCTGTGCCCAGGCCCGCGCCTGGGCGCTGGCCTTTCCGCGGCCGCCGCGCGTGGCGATCAACCTGTTCGCGGCGCAGCTGTCCGAAAGCCGGCTGCTGACCGAGGTGCGCCACGTACTGCGGGCGCTGGAGCTGGCGCCCGACTGCCTCGAGATCGAGATCACCGAGACCATCGCCCTGCAGCAGGGCGACGAGGTCTCGGACCAGCTGCAGGCGCTGCGCCGCGACGGCATCACGCTGACCTGCGATGACTTCGGCACGGGCTATGCCTCGCTCAGCTTCCTGAAGTCCTTCCCGGTGGACCGGCTCAAGATCGACCAGTCCTTTATCCGCAACGTGACCGAAGACCCGGTCGACGCGGCCATCGTGCGCTCGGTGATCAATGTGGGCGCCAGCCTGCACATCGGCGTGGTGGCCGAAGGCGTGGAGACCCCCGAGCAGCGCGATTTCCTGCTCGCCAACGGCTGCCATGAGGCGCAGGGCTACCTGTACGGGCGCCCGATGCCGGCCGAGCGCCTGACCGAGATGCTGCGCCAGCAAGCCGCCGGCTGA
- a CDS encoding DUF6600 domain-containing protein, producing MSDPFQSAGHYPGRLGGRLALAALAAAAGLAVAAAALAQVPAAPGEPYLDAPVADAALQQADPSSRIATLTAVDGNLSFAPAGSDTWAAAGLNRPVTTGDRLWLEPGGRAELHAGTVALRMGGATAASILNLDDSTTQVKLTQGTLQVRVRALPPGQTVEIDTPNLAFVPREPGDYRLDVAPDGSTTTVAMRHGSAVVYGDSRTIELQRGDRMRFAGTDLADAGGGAVPEDAFDRWTAARDAREDASPSARYVPREMPGYAALDGYGDWQEDPGYGAIWFPRVVSAGWVPYSAGHWAWIAPWGWTWIDDAPWGFAPSHYGRWAYVGSRWGWVPGPRVRPCYAPALVAFVGAAGPGWSVRVGSAPGVAWYPLGPRDAYRPVYRASPTYVARINRVTVNNLVMGDRRPPPYVNRNVPGAITGMPARNFVEGRPARGLHRPEWRNLPTGEAHGAPPVAPVKGSLVGAAPMRPLPPQARHGFDRQAIAVRPPSRPATEDLARRFAREAGVVPGAGPAWRGGTERRPGSDARPVPDVRMSQAAIASRDHALVQPRPGRIDADGDGRADRNDARARGEPGRGPGRGQSTRPDEARGFVGQPGGADDAQRQQQAMQREQQRQQIEQQRALREPQRPLEEQRQQRMPPRQWADGQERPDPARQSQEMQRQRFEQQRQMQEGQQRQAEQQQRQMQDQQRAAQEQQRQQAMQRQADHQRQMQDLQRQMQDQQRAAQEQQRQQAMQRQADQQRQMQEQQRAAQEQQRQQAMQRQAEQQRHMQEQQRAMQEQQRQQAMQRQAEQQQRHMQEQQRAMQEQQRQQAMQRQAEQQQRQMHEQQQQMQERQRQQMDQQRHMQQQRAQQERGQMEARQGRDGDRR from the coding sequence ATGTCTGATCCTTTCCAATCCGCTGGTCACTATCCGGGTCGCCTTGGCGGCCGGCTCGCGCTGGCCGCGCTGGCGGCCGCAGCCGGTCTTGCCGTGGCGGCTGCTGCACTGGCGCAAGTGCCAGCCGCGCCGGGCGAACCCTACCTCGATGCCCCGGTGGCCGACGCCGCGCTGCAGCAGGCTGACCCGTCCTCGCGTATCGCCACGCTGACCGCGGTCGACGGCAACCTCAGCTTTGCGCCGGCCGGCTCGGACACCTGGGCCGCGGCCGGGCTGAACCGGCCGGTCACCACCGGCGACCGGCTCTGGCTGGAGCCGGGCGGACGCGCCGAGCTGCACGCCGGCACGGTGGCGCTGCGCATGGGCGGTGCCACTGCCGCCAGCATCCTGAACCTGGACGACAGCACCACGCAGGTCAAGCTGACCCAGGGTACGCTGCAGGTTCGCGTGCGCGCGTTGCCGCCGGGCCAGACCGTCGAGATCGATACCCCGAACCTGGCCTTCGTGCCGCGCGAGCCGGGCGACTACCGCCTGGACGTCGCGCCCGACGGCAGCACCACCACCGTGGCGATGCGCCATGGCAGCGCGGTGGTCTACGGCGACAGCCGCACCATCGAGCTGCAGCGCGGCGACCGCATGCGCTTTGCCGGCACCGACCTGGCCGATGCCGGCGGTGGCGCGGTGCCGGAGGACGCATTCGACCGCTGGACCGCGGCGCGCGACGCGCGCGAGGATGCATCACCGTCGGCACGCTATGTGCCGCGCGAAATGCCGGGCTACGCCGCGCTGGACGGCTATGGCGACTGGCAGGAAGACCCGGGCTACGGCGCGATCTGGTTCCCGCGCGTGGTCAGTGCTGGATGGGTGCCGTACAGCGCCGGCCACTGGGCCTGGATCGCGCCTTGGGGCTGGACCTGGATCGACGACGCGCCGTGGGGCTTCGCGCCGTCGCACTACGGCCGCTGGGCCTATGTGGGTTCGCGCTGGGGCTGGGTCCCGGGGCCACGCGTGCGGCCGTGCTATGCCCCGGCGCTGGTCGCCTTCGTCGGCGCCGCCGGGCCCGGCTGGAGCGTGCGCGTCGGCAGCGCACCGGGCGTGGCCTGGTATCCGCTGGGGCCGCGCGATGCCTACCGGCCGGTATACCGCGCCAGCCCGACCTACGTCGCCCGCATCAACCGGGTCACGGTCAACAACCTGGTGATGGGTGACCGCCGCCCGCCGCCTTACGTCAACCGCAACGTGCCCGGCGCCATCACCGGCATGCCCGCGCGCAACTTTGTCGAAGGACGGCCCGCGCGCGGCCTGCACCGCCCCGAATGGCGCAACCTGCCGACCGGCGAGGCCCACGGTGCGCCGCCGGTGGCGCCGGTCAAGGGCAGCCTGGTGGGCGCGGCGCCGATGCGGCCGCTGCCGCCGCAGGCGCGCCATGGCTTCGACCGGCAGGCCATCGCCGTGCGCCCGCCGTCCCGCCCGGCCACGGAAGACCTGGCCCGGCGCTTTGCGCGCGAGGCCGGGGTCGTGCCCGGCGCGGGCCCGGCCTGGCGCGGCGGCACCGAACGCCGGCCCGGCAGCGACGCACGGCCGGTGCCGGACGTGCGCATGAGCCAGGCCGCGATCGCATCGCGCGACCACGCCCTAGTCCAGCCGCGCCCGGGGCGCATCGATGCCGACGGCGACGGCCGCGCGGACCGCAACGACGCGCGTGCCCGGGGCGAGCCGGGGCGCGGCCCTGGCCGCGGCCAGAGCACCCGGCCCGACGAGGCGCGCGGCTTTGTCGGGCAGCCGGGCGGGGCCGACGACGCCCAGCGCCAGCAACAGGCCATGCAGCGCGAACAGCAGCGCCAGCAGATCGAACAGCAGCGCGCGCTGCGCGAGCCGCAACGGCCGCTGGAAGAGCAGCGCCAGCAGCGCATGCCGCCGCGCCAGTGGGCCGACGGGCAGGAACGCCCCGACCCGGCGCGGCAATCGCAGGAAATGCAGCGCCAGCGCTTCGAACAGCAGCGGCAGATGCAGGAAGGGCAGCAGCGCCAGGCCGAGCAGCAGCAGCGGCAGATGCAGGATCAGCAGCGCGCGGCGCAGGAGCAGCAGCGCCAGCAGGCCATGCAGCGGCAAGCGGATCATCAGCGGCAGATGCAGGACCTGCAGCGGCAGATGCAGGATCAGCAGCGCGCGGCGCAGGAGCAGCAGCGCCAGCAGGCCATGCAGCGGCAAGCGGATCAGCAGCGGCAGATGCAGGAGCAGCAGCGCGCGGCGCAGGAGCAGCAACGGCAGCAGGCCATGCAGCGCCAGGCCGAGCAGCAGCGCCATATGCAGGAGCAGCAACGGGCCATGCAGGAGCAGCAGCGCCAGCAAGCCATGCAGCGGCAGGCCGAACAGCAGCAGCGCCATATGCAGGAACAGCAACGGGCCATGCAGGAGCAGCAGCGCCAGCAGGCCATGCAGCGCCAGGCCGAACAGCAGCAACGGCAGATGCATGAGCAGCAACAGCAGATGCAGGAGCGCCAGCGCCAGCAAATGGACCAGCAGCGGCACATGCAGCAGCAACGCGCGCAGCAGGAGCGAGGCCAGATGGAGGCGCGCCAGGGCCGCGACGGCGATCGCCGCTAG
- a CDS encoding chemotaxis protein CheW: protein MAETRAHPFATVVRAADVDDCWRRIGVRGDGSCPALAEHAHCRNCPTYAQAAAMLLDAQQPDQGLQELPDAADLAAAAEGGDQDGGASGDDNAHNASALACLVFRIGDEWLALPTAALGEVTAPCPLHSLPHRRDAAVLGLAAVRGNLLACLSLAHLFDTGALPAEPDANGSRFLILGQGRAAIALPVAEIAGIVRVRGAALLPLPANLARGSARYTQALFVDQGRSVGLLDAARVRQALARSLA from the coding sequence ATGGCTGAGACCCGGGCCCATCCCTTTGCCACCGTGGTGCGCGCCGCGGACGTGGACGACTGCTGGCGGCGCATCGGCGTGCGCGGCGACGGCAGCTGCCCGGCGCTGGCCGAACACGCCCATTGCCGCAACTGCCCCACCTATGCGCAGGCCGCCGCGATGTTGCTGGACGCACAGCAGCCTGACCAGGGCCTGCAGGAACTGCCGGATGCCGCCGACCTCGCCGCCGCGGCCGAAGGCGGCGACCAGGACGGCGGCGCAAGCGGCGACGACAACGCGCACAACGCCAGCGCGCTGGCATGCCTGGTGTTCCGCATCGGCGATGAATGGCTGGCGCTGCCGACCGCCGCGCTCGGCGAAGTCACGGCGCCGTGCCCGCTCCACTCGCTGCCCCACCGTCGCGATGCCGCGGTGCTGGGGCTGGCCGCGGTGCGCGGCAACCTGCTGGCCTGCCTGTCGCTGGCGCACCTGTTCGACACCGGCGCGCTGCCGGCCGAACCCGATGCCAACGGCAGCCGCTTCCTGATCCTCGGACAAGGCCGCGCCGCGATCGCCCTGCCGGTGGCCGAGATCGCCGGCATCGTGCGCGTGCGCGGCGCCGCGCTGCTACCGCTGCCCGCCAACCTGGCACGAGGCTCGGCCCGCTATACGCAGGCGCTGTTCGTCGACCAGGGCCGCAGCGTCGGCCTGCTCGACGCCGCCCGGGTACGCCAGGCGCTGGCAAGGAGCCTGGCATGA
- a CDS encoding methyl-accepting chemotaxis protein, producing MNEWTIRTRILASFSLILLVMALMGVVAYTRLVAIERETGLMLHDALPGLNYSTGIRGVWGERYVLAWQTINATDEAERRSFQQQGQEAAGRLDKLEQQYEATITREEDRAGFRAYRDLRARYEQAAQVLSRQSDWNGTAAAAALRGEAQDRWIDARKATQHLVEDNSAVNARAAQGIDDAVNAAKIGIEAALVVAVVVALVCGYLLLRAITVPMQSIVGLLAGIRGGDLRLRMALRRKDEFQEVEEGFNQMTGELTSLVGQAQRTAIQVTTSVNEIAATARQQQATATETAATTTQIGATSREISATARDLVRTIHEVSSAAEQAAALAGTGQVGLSRMEGTMQHVMDAAGSVNAKLATLNEKAGNINQVVTTIAKVADQTNLLSLNAAIEAEKAGEYGRGFAVVATEIRRLADQTAVATYDIEQMVREIQSAVSAGVMGMDKFSEEVRRGMSEVTQVGDQLSQIIAQVQSLAPRVLMVNEGMQAQAGGAEQINQALMQLSEAAQQTVESLRQSSQAIDELTLVANDLRSGVSRFKV from the coding sequence GTGAATGAATGGACCATCCGCACACGCATCCTGGCAAGCTTTTCGCTGATCCTGCTGGTGATGGCACTGATGGGCGTGGTCGCCTATACCCGCCTGGTCGCGATCGAGCGCGAAACCGGGCTGATGCTGCATGACGCGCTGCCCGGCCTGAACTACAGCACCGGCATCCGCGGCGTCTGGGGCGAGCGCTATGTGCTGGCCTGGCAGACCATCAACGCCACCGACGAGGCCGAGCGGCGCAGCTTCCAGCAGCAAGGCCAGGAGGCGGCCGGCCGCCTGGACAAGCTCGAGCAGCAGTACGAAGCCACCATCACGCGCGAAGAGGACCGGGCCGGCTTCAGGGCCTATCGCGATCTGCGCGCGCGCTACGAACAGGCGGCCCAGGTCCTGTCGCGCCAGTCCGACTGGAACGGCACCGCCGCCGCGGCGGCGCTGCGCGGCGAAGCGCAGGACCGCTGGATCGATGCGCGCAAGGCAACCCAGCACCTGGTCGAAGACAACAGCGCGGTCAACGCGCGCGCCGCGCAGGGCATCGACGATGCCGTCAATGCCGCGAAGATCGGCATCGAAGCGGCGCTGGTCGTGGCGGTGGTGGTGGCGCTGGTGTGCGGCTACCTGCTGCTGCGCGCGATCACGGTGCCGATGCAGTCGATCGTCGGCCTGCTGGCCGGCATCCGCGGCGGCGACCTGCGCCTGCGCATGGCGCTGCGGCGCAAGGACGAGTTCCAGGAAGTGGAGGAAGGCTTCAACCAGATGACCGGCGAGCTGACTTCGCTGGTCGGCCAGGCACAGCGCACCGCGATCCAGGTCACCACCTCGGTCAACGAGATTGCCGCGACCGCGCGCCAGCAGCAGGCCACCGCCACCGAAACCGCCGCCACCACCACGCAGATCGGCGCGACCTCGCGCGAGATCTCGGCCACCGCGCGCGACCTGGTGCGCACCATCCACGAAGTCTCGAGCGCGGCCGAGCAGGCCGCGGCGCTGGCCGGCACCGGGCAGGTCGGGCTGTCGCGCATGGAAGGGACCATGCAGCATGTGATGGATGCCGCCGGCTCGGTCAACGCCAAGCTGGCCACGCTCAACGAGAAGGCCGGCAATATCAACCAGGTGGTGACCACCATCGCCAAGGTGGCCGACCAGACCAACCTGCTGTCGCTGAACGCCGCGATCGAAGCCGAAAAGGCCGGCGAATACGGCCGCGGCTTTGCCGTGGTGGCCACCGAGATCCGCCGCCTGGCCGACCAGACCGCGGTGGCAACCTACGACATCGAGCAGATGGTGCGCGAGATCCAGTCGGCGGTGTCGGCCGGCGTGATGGGCATGGACAAGTTCTCGGAGGAAGTGCGCCGCGGCATGTCCGAGGTCACGCAGGTGGGCGACCAGCTGTCGCAGATCATCGCCCAGGTGCAGTCGCTGGCGCCGCGCGTGCTGATGGTCAATGAAGGCATGCAGGCCCAGGCCGGCGGCGCCGAGCAGATCAACCAGGCGCTGATGCAGCTGTCCGAGGCCGCGCAGCAGACGGTGGAATCGCTGCGCCAGTCGAGCCAGGCGATCGACGAGCTGACGCTGGTCGCCAACGACCTGCGCAGCGGCGTGTCGCGCTTCAAGGTCTAG
- a CDS encoding chemotaxis response regulator protein-glutamate methylesterase, translating to MKIGIVNDSALAVAALRRALALDPSFEIAWIAGDGAQAVQMAARQTPDLILMDLLMPVMDGVEATRRIMAATPCAIVVVTMDLGRNATQVFDAMGHGAIDAVDTPTLAEADAQLAAGPLLRKLRNIARLLAGRVAPQHALPAAPRAGSAPRLVAIGASAGGPAALATLLGALPADFGAAVVTVQHVDEAFAAGMADWLDGQCALPVRIARVGEAPQAGTVLLAGTNDHLRLASPSRLAYTEQPCDYLYRPSIDVFFESVVEHWRGEVIGVLLTGMGRDGALGLKAMRDRGFLTIAQDRATSAVYGMPKAAAALGAAAEILPLARIAPRLVQACGPAALTRPAPPPV from the coding sequence ATGAAAATCGGCATCGTCAATGATTCAGCGCTCGCGGTCGCCGCGCTGCGCCGCGCGCTGGCGCTGGATCCGTCGTTCGAGATCGCGTGGATTGCCGGCGACGGCGCCCAGGCGGTGCAGATGGCCGCGCGCCAGACCCCGGACCTGATCCTGATGGACCTGCTGATGCCGGTCATGGACGGGGTCGAGGCGACGCGCCGGATCATGGCCGCCACGCCCTGCGCCATCGTGGTGGTGACCATGGACCTGGGCCGCAACGCCACGCAGGTGTTCGACGCCATGGGCCACGGCGCCATCGACGCGGTCGATACCCCGACCCTGGCCGAAGCCGATGCGCAGCTGGCCGCCGGCCCGCTGCTGCGCAAGCTGCGCAATATCGCGCGCCTGCTGGCCGGGCGCGTGGCGCCGCAGCACGCGCTGCCGGCGGCGCCGCGCGCCGGCAGCGCGCCGCGGCTGGTGGCGATCGGCGCCTCGGCCGGCGGCCCGGCCGCGCTGGCCACGCTGCTGGGCGCGCTGCCGGCGGACTTCGGCGCCGCGGTGGTCACCGTGCAGCATGTCGACGAGGCCTTTGCCGCCGGCATGGCCGACTGGCTCGACGGACAGTGCGCGCTGCCGGTGCGCATTGCCCGCGTCGGCGAGGCGCCGCAGGCGGGCACCGTGCTGCTGGCCGGCACCAACGACCATCTGCGCCTGGCCAGCCCAAGCCGGCTGGCCTATACCGAACAACCCTGCGACTATCTTTACCGCCCTTCCATCGACGTATTCTTCGAAAGCGTGGTGGAACACTGGCGCGGCGAGGTGATCGGCGTGCTGCTCACCGGCATGGGCCGCGACGGCGCGCTGGGCCTGAAGGCAATGCGCGACCGCGGCTTCCTGACCATCGCCCAGGACCGCGCCACCAGCGCCGTGTACGGCATGCCCAAGGCCGCCGCCGCGCTCGGCGCCGCAGCCGAGATCCTGCCGCTGGCGCGCATCGCGCCGAGGCTGGTGCAGGCGTGCGGCCCGGCGGCGCTGACCAGGCCCGCGCCGCCGCCCGTCTGA
- a CDS encoding chemotaxis protein CheW, giving the protein MKLFLLFRLGADHYALDATEVAEVLPLTRLKQIPGAPAWVAGLMQRRGQPVPVIDLPALATGVPAALRTSTRTVLVHYRRAESGPVRLLGLRLEAATQTLRCPAESFVDAGIAGASPTYLGPVRHDARGLVQWVRVDALLPDEVHEMLFADAAGEAA; this is encoded by the coding sequence ATGAAACTCTTCCTGCTGTTCCGCCTTGGCGCCGACCACTACGCGCTCGATGCCACCGAGGTGGCCGAGGTGCTGCCGCTGACGCGGCTGAAGCAGATTCCCGGCGCGCCGGCGTGGGTGGCGGGACTGATGCAGCGGCGCGGCCAGCCGGTGCCGGTGATCGACCTGCCCGCGCTCGCCACCGGCGTGCCCGCGGCGCTGCGCACCAGCACGCGCACGGTGCTGGTCCACTACCGCCGCGCAGAAAGCGGGCCCGTGCGGCTGCTCGGCCTGCGCCTGGAAGCGGCCACCCAGACCCTGCGCTGCCCGGCGGAATCGTTCGTCGACGCCGGCATCGCCGGCGCCAGCCCAACCTATCTCGGACCGGTGCGGCATGACGCGCGCGGGCTGGTGCAATGGGTCAGGGTCGACGCGCTGTTGCCGGACGAAGTCCACGAGATGCTGTTCGCCGACGCCGCCGGGGAGGCCGCGTGA
- a CDS encoding hybrid sensor histidine kinase/response regulator, with the protein MNPEQLRDASLLELFALEADAQAEILNAGLLALERNPGAPEQLEACMRAAHSLKGAARIVGLDGGVRLAHAMEDCLVAAQGGMPLAAAHIDALLQGTDLLLRIGHPPGGDPDWSEHAGRAEIDAVVQRLGSLDGGGAPAQPPAHGAAPARAPAPAPAPAPAPAPAPATDPEAVPPAPMAAHTADGHERMLRVNADALDQLLSLSGAAMVESHWLRPFGDSLHKARRQQARALRAADTLQQVLRDSQEGAGAHALAAAQAALAELRQLLDEGHQQLAARLDEFEQYDHRATRLARRLYDSALASRMRPLSDGLAGYARMVRDLGRSLGKSVHLELSGAGTQVDRDILEALDAPLAHLLRNAVDHGIESAEVRQAQGKPAEGRVTLHARHNAGRLQIEISDDGAGVDLEALRRAIVRRRLASEDTAARLSQAELLDFLLLPGFSMRDTVSEVSGRGVGLDAVQEMVRRVRGSLRLTQQPGHGLHFSLELPLTLSVVRTLLVDVAGEAYAFPLGRVLRATSVARGEIEQTEGHQHFRHEGRAIGLVSAAQVLQRAGAEAAAAREQVPVVVIGEGERTYGIAVDRMLGERLLVVQPLPAALGKIRDIAAGSLTDDGTPVLIFDVEDMIRSVEKLVSEGRIEGVRPGAAASVQSRARRVLVVDDSLTVRELQRKLLAGRGYDVTVAVDGMDGWNVLRAEPFDLIITDIDMPRMDGIELVRRIRQDAALRQLPVMVVSYKDREQDRQRGLEAGADYYLAKGSFHDAALLDAVQDLIGEARP; encoded by the coding sequence ATGAATCCCGAACAGCTGCGCGACGCCTCGCTGCTGGAACTGTTTGCGCTCGAAGCCGATGCCCAGGCCGAGATCCTCAACGCCGGGCTGCTGGCGCTGGAGCGCAACCCGGGCGCGCCCGAGCAGCTCGAGGCATGCATGCGCGCGGCCCACTCGCTCAAGGGCGCGGCGCGTATCGTCGGGCTCGACGGCGGCGTGCGGCTGGCGCATGCGATGGAAGACTGCCTGGTCGCCGCGCAGGGCGGCATGCCGCTGGCCGCCGCGCATATCGATGCGCTGCTGCAGGGCACCGACCTGCTGCTGCGCATCGGCCATCCGCCCGGCGGCGACCCGGACTGGTCGGAGCACGCCGGCCGTGCCGAGATCGACGCGGTGGTGCAGCGGCTGGGTTCGCTCGACGGCGGCGGCGCGCCGGCGCAGCCCCCCGCACACGGAGCGGCCCCGGCCCGCGCACCTGCCCCTGCCCCTGCCCCTGCGCCCGCGCCTGCGCCTGCGCCTGCCACCGACCCCGAAGCAGTGCCGCCGGCACCGATGGCCGCGCACACCGCGGACGGCCACGAACGCATGCTGCGCGTCAATGCCGATGCCCTGGACCAGCTGCTGTCGCTGTCGGGCGCGGCCATGGTCGAATCGCACTGGCTGCGGCCATTCGGCGACTCGCTGCACAAGGCGCGGCGCCAGCAGGCGCGCGCGCTGCGCGCGGCCGACACGCTGCAGCAGGTCTTGCGCGACAGCCAGGAGGGCGCCGGCGCGCACGCGCTGGCGGCCGCGCAGGCGGCGCTGGCCGAACTGCGCCAGCTGCTCGACGAGGGCCACCAGCAACTGGCGGCGCGGCTGGATGAGTTCGAGCAATATGACCATCGCGCCACGCGGCTGGCGCGCCGGCTCTATGACAGCGCGCTGGCCTCGCGCATGCGGCCACTGTCCGACGGCCTGGCCGGCTACGCGCGCATGGTGCGCGACCTCGGCCGCTCGCTGGGCAAGTCGGTGCACCTGGAACTGTCCGGCGCCGGCACGCAGGTGGACCGCGACATCCTCGAGGCGCTGGACGCGCCGCTGGCGCACCTGCTGCGCAATGCCGTCGACCATGGCATCGAGTCGGCGGAGGTGCGCCAGGCACAGGGCAAGCCGGCGGAGGGCCGCGTGACGCTGCACGCGCGCCACAACGCCGGCCGGCTGCAGATCGAGATCTCCGACGACGGCGCGGGGGTCGACCTGGAAGCGCTGCGGCGCGCCATCGTGCGGCGCCGGCTGGCCTCCGAGGACACGGCGGCGCGGCTGTCGCAGGCAGAGCTGCTCGACTTCCTGCTGCTGCCCGGCTTCAGCATGCGCGACACCGTCTCCGAAGTCTCCGGCCGCGGCGTCGGCCTCGACGCGGTGCAGGAGATGGTGCGCCGCGTGCGCGGCAGCCTGCGCCTGACGCAGCAGCCTGGCCATGGCCTGCACTTCAGCCTGGAACTGCCGCTGACGCTGTCGGTAGTGCGCACGCTGCTGGTCGACGTCGCCGGCGAAGCCTATGCCTTCCCGCTGGGCCGCGTGCTGCGCGCGACCTCGGTGGCGCGCGGCGAGATCGAACAGACCGAAGGCCACCAGCACTTCCGCCACGAGGGCCGCGCCATCGGGCTGGTCAGCGCGGCGCAAGTGCTGCAGCGGGCCGGCGCCGAGGCCGCGGCGGCGCGCGAGCAGGTTCCGGTGGTGGTCATCGGCGAGGGCGAGCGCACCTATGGCATCGCCGTCGACCGCATGCTCGGCGAACGCCTGCTGGTGGTGCAGCCGCTGCCTGCGGCGCTCGGCAAGATCCGCGACATTGCTGCCGGCAGCCTGACCGACGACGGCACGCCGGTGCTGATCTTCGATGTCGAGGACATGATCCGCTCGGTCGAGAAGCTGGTCTCCGAAGGCCGCATCGAAGGCGTGCGTCCGGGCGCGGCGGCCAGCGTGCAGAGCCGCGCGCGGCGGGTCCTGGTAGTGGACGACTCGCTCACCGTGCGCGAGCTGCAGCGCAAGCTGCTGGCCGGGCGCGGCTATGACGTGACGGTGGCGGTCGACGGCATGGACGGCTGGAACGTGCTGCGCGCCGAGCCCTTCGACCTGATCATCACCGACATCGACATGCCGCGCATGGACGGGATCGAGCTGGTGCGCCGGATCCGCCAGGACGCCGCGCTGCGCCAGCTGCCGGTGATGGTGGTGTCGTACAAGGACCGCGAACAGGACCGCCAGCGCGGCCTGGAGGCCGGCGCAGACTATTATCTGGCCAAGGGCAGTTTCCACGACGCCGCGTTGCTCGACGCGGTCCAGGACCTGATCGGCGAGGCACGTCCATGA